From the Homo sapiens chromosome 1, GRCh38.p14 Primary Assembly genome, one window contains:
- the FPGT gene encoding fucose-1-phosphate guanylyltransferase isoform 3 (isoform 3 is encoded by transcript variant 3) produces the protein MAAARDPPEVSLREATQRKLRRFSELRGKLVARGEFWDIVAITAADEKQELAYNQQLSEKLKRKELPLGVQYHVFVDPAGAKIGNGGSTLCALQCLEKLYGDKWNSFTILLIHSGGYSQRLPNASALGKIFTALPLDIPECSGKTSCIIQSILDSRCSVAPGSVVEYSRLGPDVSVGENCIISGSYILTKAALPAHSFVCSLSLKMNRCLKYATMAFGVQDNLKKSVKTLSDIKLLQFFGVCFLSCLDVWNLKVTEELFSGNKTCLSLWTARIFPVCSSLSDSVITSLKMLNAVKNKSAFSLNSYKLLSIEEMLIYKDVEDMITYREQIFLEISLKSSLM, from the exons ATGGCAGCTGCTAGGGACCCTCCGGAAGTATCGCTGCGAGAAGCCACCCAGCGAAAATTGCGGAGGTTTTCCGAGCTAAGAG GCAAACTTGTAGCACGTGGAGAATTCTGGGACATAGTTGCAATAACAGCGGCTGATGAAAAACAGGAACTTGCTTACAACCAACAGCTGtcagaaaagctgaaaagaaaGGAGTTACCCCTTGGAGTTCAATATCACGTTTTTGTGGATCCTGCTGGAGCCAAAATTG gAAATGGAGGATCAACACTTTGTGCCCTTCAATGTTTGGAAAAGCTATATGGAGATAAATGGAATTCTTTTACCATCTTATTAATTCACTCTG GTGGCTACAGTCAACGACTTCCAAATGCAAGTGCTCTGGGAAAAATTTTCACTGCTTTACCTCTTG ATATACCAGAATGCTCTGGCAAAACATCCTGTATCATTCAAAGCATACTGGATTCAAGATGTTCTGTGGCACCTGGCTCAGTTGTGGAGTATTCCAGATTGGGGCCTGATGTTTCAGTTGGGGAAAACTGCATTATTAGTGGTTCTTACATCCTAACAAAAGCTGCCCTCCCCGCACATTCTTTTGTATGTTCCTTAAGCTTAAAGATGAATAGATGCTTAAAGTATGCAACTATGGCATTTGGAGTGCAAGACAACTTGAAAAAGAGTGTGAAAACATTGTCAGATATAAAGTTACTTCAATTCTTTGGAGTCTGTTTCCTGTCATGCTTAGATGTTTGGAATCTTAAAGTTACAGAGGAACTGTTCTCTGGTAACAAGACATGTCTGAGTTTGTGGACTGCACGCATTTTCCCAGTTTGTTCTTCTTTGAGTGACTCAGTTATAACATCCCTAAAGATGTTAAATGCTGTTAAGAACAAGTCAGCATTCAGCCTGAATAGCTATAAGTTGCTGTCCATTGAAGAAATGCTTATCTACAAAGATGTAGAAGATATGATAACTTACAGGGAACAAATTTTTCTAGAAATCAGTTTAAAAAGCAGTTTGATGtag
- the FPGT gene encoding fucose-1-phosphate guanylyltransferase isoform 2 (isoform 2 is encoded by transcript variant 2) produces the protein MAAARDPPEVSLREATQRKLRRFSELRGKLVARGEFWDIVAITAADEKQELAYNQQLSEKLKRKELPLGVQYHVFVDPAGAKIGNGGSTLCALQCLEKLYGDKWNSFTILLIHSVSFQIYQNALAKHPVSFKAYWIQDVLWHLAQLWSIPDWGLMFQLGKTALLVVLTS, from the exons ATGGCAGCTGCTAGGGACCCTCCGGAAGTATCGCTGCGAGAAGCCACCCAGCGAAAATTGCGGAGGTTTTCCGAGCTAAGAG GCAAACTTGTAGCACGTGGAGAATTCTGGGACATAGTTGCAATAACAGCGGCTGATGAAAAACAGGAACTTGCTTACAACCAACAGCTGtcagaaaagctgaaaagaaaGGAGTTACCCCTTGGAGTTCAATATCACGTTTTTGTGGATCCTGCTGGAGCCAAAATTG gAAATGGAGGATCAACACTTTGTGCCCTTCAATGTTTGGAAAAGCTATATGGAGATAAATGGAATTCTTTTACCATCTTATTAATTCACTCTG TATCTTTCCAGATATACCAGAATGCTCTGGCAAAACATCCTGTATCATTCAAAGCATACTGGATTCAAGATGTTCTGTGGCACCTGGCTCAGTTGTGGAGTATTCCAGATTGGGGCCTGATGTTTCAGTTGGGGAAAACTGCATTATTAGTGGTTCTTACATCCTAA
- the FPGT gene encoding fucose-1-phosphate guanylyltransferase isoform 1 (isoform 1 is encoded by transcript variant 1): MAAARDPPEVSLREATQRKLRRFSELRGKLVARGEFWDIVAITAADEKQELAYNQQLSEKLKRKELPLGVQYHVFVDPAGAKIGNGGSTLCALQCLEKLYGDKWNSFTILLIHSGGYSQRLPNASALGKIFTALPLGNPIYQMLELKLAMYIDFPLNMNPGILVTCADDIELYSIGEFEFIRFDKPGFTALAHPSSLTIGTTHGVFVLDPFDDLKHRDLEYRSCHRFLHKPSIEKMYQFNAVCRPGNFCQQDFAGGDIADLKLDSDYVYTDSLFYMDHKSAKMLLAFYEKIGTLSCEIDAYGDFLQALGPGATVEYTRNTSNVIKEESELVEMRQRIFHLLKGTSLNVVVLNNSKFYHIGTTEEYLFYFTSDNSLKSELGLQSITFSIFPDIPECSGKTSCIIQSILDSRCSVAPGSVVEYSRLGPDVSVGENCIISGSYILTKAALPAHSFVCSLSLKMNRCLKYATMAFGVQDNLKKSVKTLSDIKLLQFFGVCFLSCLDVWNLKVTEELFSGNKTCLSLWTARIFPVCSSLSDSVITSLKMLNAVKNKSAFSLNSYKLLSIEEMLIYKDVEDMITYREQIFLEISLKSSLM; this comes from the exons ATGGCAGCTGCTAGGGACCCTCCGGAAGTATCGCTGCGAGAAGCCACCCAGCGAAAATTGCGGAGGTTTTCCGAGCTAAGAG GCAAACTTGTAGCACGTGGAGAATTCTGGGACATAGTTGCAATAACAGCGGCTGATGAAAAACAGGAACTTGCTTACAACCAACAGCTGtcagaaaagctgaaaagaaaGGAGTTACCCCTTGGAGTTCAATATCACGTTTTTGTGGATCCTGCTGGAGCCAAAATTG gAAATGGAGGATCAACACTTTGTGCCCTTCAATGTTTGGAAAAGCTATATGGAGATAAATGGAATTCTTTTACCATCTTATTAATTCACTCTG GTGGCTACAGTCAACGACTTCCAAATGCAAGTGCTCTGGGAAAAATTTTCACTGCTTTACCTCTTGGTAACCCCATTTATCAGATGCTAGAATTAAAACTAGCCATGTACATTGATTTCCCCTTAAATATGAATCCTGGAATTCTGGTTACCTGTGCAGATGATATTGAACTTTATAGTATTGGAGAATTTGAGTTTATTAGGTTTGACAAACCTGGCTTTACTGCTTTAGCTCATCCTTCTAGTTTGACGATAGGTACCACACATGGAGTATTTGTCTTAGATCCTTTTGATGATTTAAAACATAGAGACCTTGAATACAGGTCTTGCCATCGTTTCCTTCATAAGCCCAGCATAGAAAAGATGTATCAGTTTAATGCTGTGTGTAGACCTGGAAATTTTTGTCAACAGGACTTTGCTGGGGGTGACATTGCCGATCTTAAATTAGACTCTGACTATGTCTACACAGATAGCCTATTTTATATGGATCATAAATCAGCAAAAATGTTACTtgctttttatgaaaaaataggCACACTGAGCTGTGAAATAGATGCCTATGGTGACTTTCTGCAGGCTTTGGGACCTGGAGCAACTGTGGAGTACACCAGAAACACATCAAATGTCATTAAAGAAGAGTCAGAGTTGGTAGAAATGAGGCAGAGAATATTTCATCTTCTTAAAGGAACATCACTAAATGTTGTTGTTCTTAATAACTCCAAATTTTATCACATTGGAACAACCGAagaatatttgttttactttaccTCAGATAACAGTTTAAAGTCAGAGCTCGGCTTACAGTCCATAACTTTTAGTATCTTTCCAGATATACCAGAATGCTCTGGCAAAACATCCTGTATCATTCAAAGCATACTGGATTCAAGATGTTCTGTGGCACCTGGCTCAGTTGTGGAGTATTCCAGATTGGGGCCTGATGTTTCAGTTGGGGAAAACTGCATTATTAGTGGTTCTTACATCCTAACAAAAGCTGCCCTCCCCGCACATTCTTTTGTATGTTCCTTAAGCTTAAAGATGAATAGATGCTTAAAGTATGCAACTATGGCATTTGGAGTGCAAGACAACTTGAAAAAGAGTGTGAAAACATTGTCAGATATAAAGTTACTTCAATTCTTTGGAGTCTGTTTCCTGTCATGCTTAGATGTTTGGAATCTTAAAGTTACAGAGGAACTGTTCTCTGGTAACAAGACATGTCTGAGTTTGTGGACTGCACGCATTTTCCCAGTTTGTTCTTCTTTGAGTGACTCAGTTATAACATCCCTAAAGATGTTAAATGCTGTTAAGAACAAGTCAGCATTCAGCCTGAATAGCTATAAGTTGCTGTCCATTGAAGAAATGCTTATCTACAAAGATGTAGAAGATATGATAACTTACAGGGAACAAATTTTTCTAGAAATCAGTTTAAAAAGCAGTTTGATGtag